AACGTCCGATGACTCCACCCACCGCAGTGCTCGCCGACCAGTCCCGGTCGCGAACCAGATCGTCCATTCCGGGGCCGACCAGAATTGGGTCACGGCCACCTGGTCCAGCACCTCCGTACTCGTCGTCGCGAACCGGCTGCCATCGCTTGCCGCTGCGCGATCCACGTTGCCCTGAACTGGAACCGGTCGCACGTTGACCACGGACACTGCGGCGGAGCTTTGCTAGCGCCTCGGCAGCCAGGTCCGGCAACTCCTCGTCAGCCACGGTGCACCTCACCCGGCGCAACCGAAAAATTGGTGGCGGCCAATTCCGGCGGTACGTCGTCAGCCACTGCGGCGGTGACGAGCACCTGCTCGGCGCTGGCAGCCACGGTCACCAGGGCTTCGCGGCGCGATTGGTCAAGTTCGGCGAACACGTCATCGAGTATCAACACTGGGTCGCCGCTGCCGTCATCGAGGCCACGCATCAAGTCGAATGATCCGAGCCGCAGCGAAAGTGCCAGCGACCAGCACTCGCCATGGGATGCGTGCGACTTGGCCGGCATCCCACCAATCTCGAACTGAATGTCATCACGGTGCGGCCCAATCAGGGTCACCCCGCGAGCGAGCTCTTCGCGACGTTTTAGCGAAATGTGTTCACGGAGTAAGTCTCGAAGTAATTCGCGATCGCGAGGCAGCGCACAACCGTCGTGATCGGCGGACAGCCAGCGTGGGTAGTAGGC
This is a stretch of genomic DNA from Candidatus Nanopelagicales bacterium. It encodes these proteins:
- a CDS encoding DUF721 domain-containing protein, which codes for MADEELPDLAAEALAKLRRSVRGQRATGSSSGQRGSRSGKRWQPVRDDEYGGAGPGGRDPILVGPGMDDLVRDRDWSASTAVGGVIGRWPEVAGADLAAHVSPEEFDQSTATLRLRAESTAWATQVRMLIPTILARIEQEIGSGVVRDIEVVGPAVGGPRPGRFRVPGRGPRDTYG